The following is a genomic window from Sphingobacterium spiritivorum.
GCATAGATTCTGTCAGTTCATTGATATTGTACGGAAACTGATCCGTATCCCATCCGTTTTGTTCATCCCCTCTGTTAGCATCTATAGATCCTAAAAGTCTGGCATCAGCAGCTACCTGCAACTCATGCTGAAAGGTATGACCAGCCAGGGTAGCATGATTGACTTCAAGATTAAGTTTAAAATCATCCATAAGATCATACTGACGTAAGAAGCTTATTACAGTTGCAGCATCGTAATCATACTGATGTTTAGTCGGCTCGCAGGGTTTGGGTTCGATAAAGAAAGTACCTGAGAAACCATTCTTCCGGGCATAATCTTTGGCCAGATGTAAAAATTTGGCCAGATGCTCCTGTTCTCGCTTCATATTTGTATTTAACAGAGACATATAGCCTTCACGTCCGCCCCAGAATACATAATTCTGACCGCCCAAAGCAATCGTTGCATCCAGAGCTGCCTTTACCTGTGCTGCACCATGTGACAGCACATGGAAGTCAGGATTTGTTGCAGCCCCATTCATATAACGTTCGTGACTGAACAAGTTGGCTGTACCCCATAAAAGTTTGATTCCGCTTTCCTGTTGCTTATCCAGCGCATAAGCTGTAACAGCCTGTAATCTTCTTTCATTTTCAGCGACATCATTAGTATAATCCACCAGATCAACGTCATGAAAACAGTAGTAAGGTAGCTGCATTTTGCTCATA
Proteins encoded in this region:
- the xylA gene encoding xylose isomerase, which gives rise to MNYIKGQKEFFAGIGQIQYEGLDSDNPFAFRWYDANRIVRGKSMAEHLKFACAYWHSFNGNGADPFGGATHIFPWDQKADAVDRAKDKMDAAFEFMSKMQLPYYCFHDVDLVDYTNDVAENERRLQAVTAYALDKQQESGIKLLWGTANLFSHERYMNGAATNPDFHVLSHGAAQVKAALDATIALGGQNYVFWGGREGYMSLLNTNMKREQEHLAKFLHLAKDYARKNGFSGTFFIEPKPCEPTKHQYDYDAATVISFLRQYDLMDDFKLNLEVNHATLAGHTFQHELQVAADARLLGSIDANRGDEQNGWDTDQFPYNINELTESMLIILEAGGFQGGGINFDAKIRRNSTDREDLFFAHIGGMDLFARALLIADKILEKSSYLQLRKERYQSFDTGKGAEFEKGNLSLEDLRDFAAANGEPEVKSGKQEFLENLINRYI